Proteins encoded in a region of the Zea mays cultivar B73 chromosome 2, Zm-B73-REFERENCE-NAM-5.0, whole genome shotgun sequence genome:
- the LOC103647377 gene encoding sulfite exporter TauE/SafE family protein 3 isoform X1 — translation MATQQWRRRHAVATLIAACAAAAVVAVAAAAPDVPTRNSTASASAGGAPARPGGNDDGKAYHHVWPPMGFGWRVVVGSLIGFFGAACGSVGGVGGGGIFVPMLALIVGFDPKSSTAISKCMIMGGSVSTVYYNLKRKHPSLDMPLIDYDLALLMQPMLMLGVSIGVIFNVIFPDWLITALLITIFLVTSTKAYLKGFETWKKETVKKRLEDAKGQEPPSGGHGGTEHETSIPVEADAAPPPPSSKARNPTDNEATSSVLKNIYWKELGLLAFVWIAFLGLQLTRTNYAASCSVWYWVLNSLQVPVAVGVTVYEACGLRTGRRALSSNKGGSQQQQSALRIRQLLVYCLFGVLAGLVGGLLGMGGGFIMGPLFLELGIPPQVSSATATFTMMFSSSMSVVEYYLLHRFPVPYAAYFTGVAFVAAITGQHCVRKLIAWLGRASLIIFILASMIFVSALTLGGVGISNIVHRVERHQYMGFESLCKV, via the exons ATGGCGACGCAGCAGTGGCGCCGGCGGCACGCCGTCGCCACGCTCATCGCCGCGTGCGCCGCGGCGGCCGTCGTtgctgttgctgccgccgcccccgacgtcccgACGAGGAACTCGACAGCCTCCGCATCAGCAGGCGGGGCCCCGGCACGCCCCGGCGGGAACGACGACGGCAAGGCGTACCACCACGTTTGGCCG CCAATGGGATTTGGATGGCGAGTGGTGGTGGGGTCGCTGATCGGCTTCTTCGGCGCGGCGTGCGGCAGCGTCGGCGGCGTAGGCGGCGGCGGCATCTTCGTGCCCATGCTGGCACTCATCGTCGGCTTCGATCCCAAGTCATCCACTGCCATATCCAAGT GCATGATCATGGGAGGGTCCGTTTCGACTGTCTACTACAACCTGAAGCGGAAGCACCCGAGCCTGGACATGCCGCTGATCGACTACGACCTCGCCCTGCTCATGCAGCCTATGCTCATGCTTGGGGTCAGCATCGGCGTCATTTTCAACGTCATATTCCCCGACTGGCTCATCACGGCCCTCCTCATAACCATTTTCCTAG TCACGTCGACTAAGGCGTATCTCAAGGGCTTCGAGACCTGGAAGAAAGAGACAGTAAAGAAAAGG CTGGAGGACGCAAAAGGACAAGAGCCGCCAT CAGGTGGTCATGGTGGCACAGAGCATGAGACATCGATCCCTGTAGAAGCAGATGCTGCTCCGCCTCCACCGAGCAGCAAGGCAAGAAACCCGACAGATAATGAAGCG ACATCATCGGTTCTGAAGAACATCTACTGGAAGGAGCTGGGTCTCCTTGCGTTCGTGTGGATAGCATTCCTTGGGCTTCAGCTCACAAGG ACGAACTACGCCGCTTCCTGCTCCGTTTGGTACTGGGTGCTGAATTCTCTGCAG GTCCCGGTGGCAGTGGGAGTGACAGTGTACGAAGCCTGTGGGCTAAGAACAGGGAGAAGGGCGCTGTCGTCTAATAAGGGAGGAAGCCAGCAGCAGCAAAGCGCCCTAAGGATTCGCCAGCTGCTGGTGTACTGCCTGTTCGGCGTCCTGGCAGGACTCGTGGGCGGCCTGCTAGGCATGGGCGGTGGCTTCATTATGGGGCCACTCTTCCTGGAGCTCGGAATCCCTCCACAG GTGTCTAGTGCTACAGCCACGTTCACGATGATGTTCTCGTCGTCCATGTCGGTCGTGGAGTACTACCTGCTGCACCGCTTCCCAGTGCCTTATG CTGCTTACTTCACGGGCGTGGCGTTCGTGGCCGCCATCACGGGGCAGCACTGCGTGAGGAAGCTGATCGCGTGGCTGGGCCGCGCGTCGCTCATCATCTTCATCCTGGCGTCCATGATCTTCGTCAGCGCGCTTACGCtcg GAGGGGTAGGCATCTCAAACATAGTCCACAGGGTGGAGCGGCATCAGTACATGGGCTTCGAAAGCCTTTGCAAGGTCTAG
- the LOC103647376 gene encoding RING finger protein 165 → MGDEMSDGRRADGSYGPEYGPVPREFQHAWYPQLPSRTRRRSPWPLHHGDYPWRLSEHRFRRPPFERSSSWHPLQPPFHIHRVHGSSGSGAPLNPRHRRGDAGLTNEEFREAMDQLRKDEYRQQQKHGGGGRGNLRTGKETSEEEKVCTICLETFLPGEQVAVTPCNHTFHQGCIAPWVQGHGSCPVCRFALCERSVADEDGGGMDLDLLAMVMAMEEAFSRFRFSDSTQHYH, encoded by the exons ATGGGAGATGAGATGAGTGACGGCCGGCGGGCAGACGGGAGCTACGGGCCGGAGTACGGCCCCGTCCCTCGTGAGTTTCAGCACGCCTGGTACCCTCAGTTgccatccaggaccaggaggaggTCCCCGTGGCCTCTGCATCATGGG GATTACCCTTGGAGGCTTTCGGAGCACAGGTTCAGAAGACCACCTTTCGAGCGCTCCAGTTCCTG GCACCCGTTGCAGCCACCATTCCATATCCACCGTGTCCATGGCAGCAGCGGCAGTGGCGCGCCCCTAAACCCGAGACACAGGCGAGGAGACGCTGGACTGACCAACGAGGAGTTCAGAGAGGCCATGGATCAGCTGAGGAAGGACGAATACAGGCAGCAGCAGAAGCATGGCGGCGGCGGCAGAGGTAACCTCCGGACAGGGAAGGAAACCAGTGAAGAGGAGAAGGTCTGCACCATATGCCTGGAGACGTTCCTGCCTGGAGAGCAGGTTGCGGTCACGCCCTGCAACCACACGTTTCACCAGGGGTGCATCGCTCCCTGGGTGCAGGGGCACGGCAGCTGCCCGGTGTGCCGGTTCGCGCTCTGCGAGAGGAGCGTCGCCGACGAAGACGGAGGAGGGATGGATCTGGACCTGCTGGCGATGGTGATGGCGATGGAGGAGGCATTCAGCCGGTTCAGGTTCTCAGACTCCACGCAACACTACCACTAG
- the LOC103647377 gene encoding sulfite exporter TauE/SafE family protein 3 isoform X2: MATQQWRRRHAVATLIAACAAAAVVAVAAAAPDVPTRNSTASASAGGAPARPGGNDDGKAYHHVWPPMGFGWRVVVGSLIGFFGAACGSVGGVGGGGIFVPMLALIVGFDPKSSTAISKCMIMGGSVSTVYYNLKRKHPSLDMPLIDYDLALLMQPMLMLGVSIGVIFNVIFPDWLITALLITIFLVTSTKAYLKGFETWKKETVKKRLEDAKGQEPPCGHGGTEHETSIPVEADAAPPPPSSKARNPTDNEATSSVLKNIYWKELGLLAFVWIAFLGLQLTRTNYAASCSVWYWVLNSLQVPVAVGVTVYEACGLRTGRRALSSNKGGSQQQQSALRIRQLLVYCLFGVLAGLVGGLLGMGGGFIMGPLFLELGIPPQVSSATATFTMMFSSSMSVVEYYLLHRFPVPYAAYFTGVAFVAAITGQHCVRKLIAWLGRASLIIFILASMIFVSALTLGGVGISNIVHRVERHQYMGFESLCKV; this comes from the exons ATGGCGACGCAGCAGTGGCGCCGGCGGCACGCCGTCGCCACGCTCATCGCCGCGTGCGCCGCGGCGGCCGTCGTtgctgttgctgccgccgcccccgacgtcccgACGAGGAACTCGACAGCCTCCGCATCAGCAGGCGGGGCCCCGGCACGCCCCGGCGGGAACGACGACGGCAAGGCGTACCACCACGTTTGGCCG CCAATGGGATTTGGATGGCGAGTGGTGGTGGGGTCGCTGATCGGCTTCTTCGGCGCGGCGTGCGGCAGCGTCGGCGGCGTAGGCGGCGGCGGCATCTTCGTGCCCATGCTGGCACTCATCGTCGGCTTCGATCCCAAGTCATCCACTGCCATATCCAAGT GCATGATCATGGGAGGGTCCGTTTCGACTGTCTACTACAACCTGAAGCGGAAGCACCCGAGCCTGGACATGCCGCTGATCGACTACGACCTCGCCCTGCTCATGCAGCCTATGCTCATGCTTGGGGTCAGCATCGGCGTCATTTTCAACGTCATATTCCCCGACTGGCTCATCACGGCCCTCCTCATAACCATTTTCCTAG TCACGTCGACTAAGGCGTATCTCAAGGGCTTCGAGACCTGGAAGAAAGAGACAGTAAAGAAAAGG CTGGAGGACGCAAAAGGACAAGAGCCGCCAT GTGGTCATGGTGGCACAGAGCATGAGACATCGATCCCTGTAGAAGCAGATGCTGCTCCGCCTCCACCGAGCAGCAAGGCAAGAAACCCGACAGATAATGAAGCG ACATCATCGGTTCTGAAGAACATCTACTGGAAGGAGCTGGGTCTCCTTGCGTTCGTGTGGATAGCATTCCTTGGGCTTCAGCTCACAAGG ACGAACTACGCCGCTTCCTGCTCCGTTTGGTACTGGGTGCTGAATTCTCTGCAG GTCCCGGTGGCAGTGGGAGTGACAGTGTACGAAGCCTGTGGGCTAAGAACAGGGAGAAGGGCGCTGTCGTCTAATAAGGGAGGAAGCCAGCAGCAGCAAAGCGCCCTAAGGATTCGCCAGCTGCTGGTGTACTGCCTGTTCGGCGTCCTGGCAGGACTCGTGGGCGGCCTGCTAGGCATGGGCGGTGGCTTCATTATGGGGCCACTCTTCCTGGAGCTCGGAATCCCTCCACAG GTGTCTAGTGCTACAGCCACGTTCACGATGATGTTCTCGTCGTCCATGTCGGTCGTGGAGTACTACCTGCTGCACCGCTTCCCAGTGCCTTATG CTGCTTACTTCACGGGCGTGGCGTTCGTGGCCGCCATCACGGGGCAGCACTGCGTGAGGAAGCTGATCGCGTGGCTGGGCCGCGCGTCGCTCATCATCTTCATCCTGGCGTCCATGATCTTCGTCAGCGCGCTTACGCtcg GAGGGGTAGGCATCTCAAACATAGTCCACAGGGTGGAGCGGCATCAGTACATGGGCTTCGAAAGCCTTTGCAAGGTCTAG